TAAAATAATTGCGTAAATACATCGAGATCCTTGAGTCGAAATACATACGATTTATATACGCTACACTGTTTTCttactactttaaaaatatttttttctcagtCAAAATTTTACCTAACATATTTGTACCTTGTACTTTCCAGTCGCAAGGACCTGATCCTCCGCGGCTGCCAGCCCGACATCCTGCTGATCACGGGCATGCAGAGCCCCTACTCCACCGTCATCGAGAAGATGTACAAGGAACTCGATAAGGAGAGGGTCACCATACTCAAGGTCGACCGAGTGGGAGACGTCTTGGCTGAAGCTGTAAGTTATGTTCAAAATCCATAGCTTAGATCCCAAACCACGGCAGTTTTGCTCctccataaaattaaaaaaaatataggaggACTACATCTGTGACGTTCTAGTACTTTTGTACAGTGTAAAAGcaaaacatgttttcttttttgaatataaacattttaaaggaATTACATATACGTATGTATAGATTTTACATTAGTAAGGCAACaattatggaaataaatataccaatataccaatatttttacCATACGATACTCACTACCtgtataaattacaaacaacACCTATTAATGTCAAGTAACCAGTTCGCACGTGGTTCGGCGTCGGCGTCAGGCCGCGTCGAGTGCAGGCGCATCTAATAGCCCCCTCTGCGCAACCGTCGCAACGCAATCCCTTCCGCTGTTAGCAAAGTAAAAGTACAAGCCGCTGCGTTCATTGACTCGCCAACAACCTTACACATAATACGCAAACGAGTTGTATCAAACATCTGGAAAGTGCTAAGCTAAGCGCCTCGAAAGCTAGCTTAAAGGACATCgtaaatttattatgtttatctaAAAGTGAATAACCCGTCAAGATGTCTGTGATTCTATTGATCATCGAAATTATTATCATTGCTGGCATGGTAGTTGGATTGTACCAGAAAAACACGAACCAAGTGTGCAAGTCAAAGAAAAGATACGATGGGAAGACAGTGCTAGTGACGGGCGGGACCACCGGCATGGGGCTCGAGATCGCCGCAGATTTCGCTCATAGAGGTGCCAGGGTTATAGTCGCGTGCCCTTTTGAAGACGAAGGGCTGCACGGCCTCAAACTCATCATCAAGAGCTCCGGTAACACTAACGTCGTTTTCAAACTCCTCGACCTCTCATCTTTAGAGTCCATAAGAAAGTTTGTAGCAGACTTCTTGAAGACAGAAGACCGATTAGACGTTCTTATGAACAACGCCGGCGTCGGAGTACCGGGGGACTTCCTTACAAAGGACGGAATGAACTTTATAATGCAAGTCAACTACTTCGGCACTTTTCTTCTGACTCTTTTACTCCTACCGCTTCTAAAGAAGACGGGGACTGCTTCGGAACCGAGTAGGATTGTAAACACATCATCTGTTGTGCACAAGTTTGGAAAAgttgattttgataaatggaACAAGACTGGGTGTTGGTCCAAAACGCGTATTTATGGGAACAGCAAGTTGTGTCTGGTGCTCTTTACCAGAGAATTGGCAAAGATGTTAAAGAATTCCAACGTGATTGTCAACATTGTTGATCCGGGTGCTGTGGGGAccaagatttttaataattctggGGTGGCGTGGGCCAGTTTCGTGCAATTCATCTTTCTGATCCTGTTTAAGCACCCTTGGGAAGGAGCGCAGACCGCTTTATACGCTGCGACTAGTAACAGGGCGGGCCAGTACAGTGGCGAGTATTTTAAGAACTGTCAACGCGTCCGAGCTGCCGCATTAGCTTATGACAATAAACTGGCCACGAGGGTCTGGGAAGAAACAGTGAGACTTGTGAAACTAAGTGATGAAGAACTCAAAGAGTGTTTTAGTTCGTGAATCTAAAATGTCCTTGTCTAAAAGTGTTGTGGCGTTCAATAAAGTTCTAATGAATTCAGTGTAATTTTCATTCAGGATGTTGATGTTAATTTCTGTTGACTTGCAATGAAATAGTAGCTTGTTAGTAGCATTTATAGCA
This is a stretch of genomic DNA from Trichoplusia ni isolate ovarian cell line Hi5 chromosome 6, tn1, whole genome shotgun sequence. It encodes these proteins:
- the LOC113495332 gene encoding retinol dehydrogenase 13-like, which gives rise to MSVILLIIEIIIIAGMVVGLYQKNTNQVCKSKKRYDGKTVLVTGGTTGMGLEIAADFAHRGARVIVACPFEDEGLHGLKLIIKSSGNTNVVFKLLDLSSLESIRKFVADFLKTEDRLDVLMNNAGVGVPGDFLTKDGMNFIMQVNYFGTFLLTLLLLPLLKKTGTASEPSRIVNTSSVVHKFGKVDFDKWNKTGCWSKTRIYGNSKLCLVLFTRELAKMLKNSNVIVNIVDPGAVGTKIFNNSGVAWASFVQFIFLILFKHPWEGAQTALYAATSNRAGQYSGEYFKNCQRVRAAALAYDNKLATRVWEETVRLVKLSDEELKECFSS